A window from Parambassis ranga chromosome 13, fParRan2.1, whole genome shotgun sequence encodes these proteins:
- the LOC114445258 gene encoding uncharacterized protein LOC114445258: MILGDVDPGSILTDKLQLMCTYLQKRIGTLCTLIKVQGDFEASVKDMLQGLDGLWAQLEELHARVTLTKRGSREQVAVALVQSDAESLFTVVSHHRKRLQSCHAHLKDSTQVLQEITWSHTHTSNSVNSSMESVWPELLLQANIEQFDKVQEGFHSLEQQTSTFQAHLEGLGKGNQNGHAGTSSQGKDAHTETHVHDGCTSEVSLERCSSAASSASSAEADTETETPLSLCERSALQFSSTFERLRKSGRRK; encoded by the exons ATGATTCTGGGGGACGTAGACCCAGGCTCCATACTGACAGACAAACTGCAGCTCATGTGCACCTATCTGCAGAAGAG GATAGGGACCTTGTGTACTCTCATCAAGGTGCAAGGGGATTTTGAGGCCAGTGTGAAGGACATGCTGCAGGGCCTGGATGGCCTCTGGGCCCAGCTGGAGGAACTGCATGCCAGGGTCACACTAACCAAACGGGGGAGCCGAGAACAGGTGGCTGTGGCCCTGGTGCAGTCAGACGCAGAG TCTCTGTTTACAGTCGTGAGCCACCATAGAAAGAGACTTCAGTCCTGCCATGCTCATCTGAAGGACAGCACACAAGTCCTGCAG GAGATAACCTGGAGTCACACTCATACCAGCAACAGCGtcaacagcagcatggagtcagtTTGGCCAGAGCTTCTGCTTCAGGCCAACATTGAGCAG tttgataaGGTGCAGGAGGGTTTCCACTCTCTGGAGCAGCAGACCTCCACCTTCCAAGCGCACCTGGAGGGGCTTGGAAAAGGAAATCAGAATGGACACGCAGGGACCTCCTCCCAAGGTAAAGATGCCCATACAGAGACACATGTTCATGATGGATGTACGAGCGAAGTGTCGCTGGAACGctgttcctctgcagcctcatccGCCTCCTCAGCGgaggcagacacagagacagagactccTCTCTCGCTGTGTGAGAGGTCAGCGCTGCAGTTCTCCTCCACATTTGAACGGCTGCGCAAATCAGGTCGAAGGAAGTGA